From Juglans regia cultivar Chandler chromosome 6, Walnut 2.0, whole genome shotgun sequence, the proteins below share one genomic window:
- the LOC118348634 gene encoding uncharacterized protein LOC118348634: METKLRKAGGERIRRRLKFDGCLVIEPLGKKGGLMLLWKQPLEVEVLNYSRWHINAWIKEVQGNDKWLLTGFYGQPETNLREETWSLLSSFKPQEDKGWCVIGDFNEIAAHDEKSGGKQKTERQMARFREVLEEGGLFDLGWKGDKYTWSNKHEDETFTKERLDRAVANIKWKENHSDGWVEVLVARCSDHRPILLHMNQEHGKQGRHKKLFRFEAGWSLDESCEEVINSVWKERLRGREPSLGLNFKLNETREALVRWSKQRVSDHKKALAEKSELLKELQKNEGSHNIATIKVLQKEIGVLLETEDVKWRQRAKVNWYQLGDKNTKFFHSCANERRKNNRIQMILDEQNRKYTSQEGLEGVFKSFFERLFASSDPRSCDIEECLNGLKGCVTSSMNDQLSKTFTREEIEVAVKSMAPLKSPGPDGFGACFFQKHWNTIGEEVSGNVLRWLNENSLTSTTNFTYLALIPKISAPRVASDFRPISLCNVVYKILAKVLANRLKGVLNEIISPNQSAFIPGRLISDNILVAYEVLHSMKVRKKGKMGSMAIKLDMSKAYDRIEWSYLRAVLVKMGFCGKWIELIMMCVSSVSYSVLVNGKPSGLIKPSRGLRQGDPLSPYLFILCAEGLSSLFNNSDLRGETRGVTVSRGGSRINHLLFADDCILYGRAKKEEYDRIHGLLSLYEKASGQFLNKDKTAVFFSSNTKEVDKRLILEGGGAVLRGNYENYLGLPAVVGSSKYNAFRGIKEKVWRKINNWKNSFLSAAGKEVLIKAVLQAVPTYTMSVFQLPKQLCKELNVMLGRFWWGNQKSGRGVHWCSWERMGKQKRKGGMGYRDLESFNLALLAKQGWRILQNENSIAAKILKEKYYKNKSLLDASLGHRPSFLWRSVWNALSLLKEGLIWKVGNGEKIKIWGNKWLSTPSSFSIQSPVSSLDKEARVCELMQGRGEWNTLLIRNIFNKEEADQICSIPVSSMEVEDRLVWGPSKKGIFSVRSAYHLEMERKQAIRGENSRHEERVKGWDSIWELDVPRKVKLFLWKATNDFLATKKNLFLKKITGNPLCPICKLDEETIMHVVWQCPAAGDVWSESSSIMQKMKREEHDLLALWEKLTLKLSELELEEVAVVMRGLWVRRNESIFEDIFKSPSQVISIAQNDLKEYKQALQMNKVALRNNEEGGSRTLRWEKPRTGSVKANWDAAVDKKQRRVGLGVLIRDEDGKPLVAVEGQKDNVDHPAVAEAQALWKAMVICRDLRLEKVIFEGDAQVIVKAVNNASEDFSVYGSLTEGPGKEVQKRVGVIPVVALNLTRKYCHVFGHYKNECPRLKNKEGGKSPSNVVSVEEQSNNSSVVLAVSGSSGRFSNKWVMDSTCTFHMCSRIDWFTIYESVNSDSVLVGNDMACDIVRIDSVEIKMYDGTVRTLSNFWHIPSLKKNLISLGILDSFDYQYSIASGVIRVYKDSLVVMTGNNADGLYFLLDNTVIGGAASSNILDSSITRLWHT, from the exons ATGGAGACAAAACTGAGGAAGGCTGGTGGGGAAAGAATTAGGAGGAGGTTGAAGTTTGATGGGTGTTTGGTCATTGAACCTTTAGGGAAGAAGGGTGGACTAATGCTGTTATGGAAGCAACCTCTAGAAGTTGAGGTTCTAAACTACTCCAGATGGCATATTAATGCATGGATTAAAGAAGTGCAAGGAAATGACAAGTGGCTTCTAACGGGTTTTTATGGGCAGCCAGAGACAAATTTAAGGGAAGAGACTTGGAGTCTACTAAGCTCTTTCAAACCACAAGAAGACAAGGGGTGGTGTGTAATaggtgatttcaatgagataGCAGCCCATGATGAAAAGAGTGGGGGAAAACAAAAAACCGAAAGACAGATGGCCAGGTTTAGGGAAGTGTTGGAAGAAGGGGGTTTGTTTGATTTGGGTTGGAAGGGGGATAAGTACACTTGGAGTAATAAGCATGAGGATGAGACATTTACAAAAGAGAGATTGGATAGGGCTGTAGCCAACATCAAATGGAAGGAAAACCATTCAGATGGGTGGGTGGAAGTACTGGTGGCTAGGTGTTCAGACCATAGGCCCATTTTGTTGCACATGAACCAGGAGCATGGAAAACAGGGGCGCCATAAGAAACTGTTCAGATTTGAAGCTGGCTGGTCTTTGGATGAGAGCTGTGAAGAGGTGATTAACTCAGTTTGGAAGGAAAGGTTGAGGGGGAGGGAGCCCTCCTTGGGGTTAAATTTCAAACTTAATGAAACTAGAGAAGCTTTGGTAAGATGGAGTAAACAAAGGGTTTCTGACCATAAAAAAGCTCTAGCTGAGAAATCTGAGTTGCTGAAGGAGCTACAAAAGAATGAGGGAAGTCATAATATAGCAACCATAAAGGTTTTACAAAAGGAGATTGGTGTTTTGCTTGAGACAGAGGATGTGAAGTGGAGGCAAAGGGCAAAGGTTAACTGGTATCAGCTAGGGGATAAGAATACTAAGTTTTTTCATAGCTGTGCAAATGAGAGGAGGAAGAACAACAGGattcagatgattttggatgAACAGAACAGAAAGTACACGAGTCAAGAAGGTTTGGAAGGggttttcaaaagtttttttgaaAGACTTTTTGCCTCTTCTGATCCGAGGAGCTGTGACATTGAGGAATGCCTTAATGGCTTAAAGGGTTGTGTGACTAGCAGTATGAATGACCAGTTATCAAAAACCTTTACCAGAGAAGAAATTGAAGTAGCTGTCAAGAGTATGGCACCTCTCAAGTCCCCAGGGCCAGACGGGTTTGGAGcatgtttttttcaaaaacattggAACACAATTGGTGAGGAAGTTAGTGGCAATGTGCTGAGATGGCTCAATGAAAATTCCTTAACCTCGACTACAAACTTTACTTACTTAGCTCTTATTCCCAAGATTTCAGCCCCCAGAGTGGCAAGTGACTTTAGACCCATTAGCCTTTGTAATGTAGTCTATAAGATTTTGGCTAAGGTGCTGGCAAATAGACTAAAGGGGGTTCTTAATGAGATCATATCCCCTAATCAAAGTGCTTTCATCCCAGGGAGATTAATCTCAGACAATATTCTGGTTGCTTATGAGGTGTTGCATTCCATGAAAGTGAGGAAAAAAGGCAAAATGGGGAGTATGGCCATTAAGCTTGACATGTCAAAAGCTTATGACAGGATTGAGTGGTCTTATTTAAGAGCAGTGTTGGTCAAAATGGGATTCTGTGGAAAATGGATAGAGCTGATAATGATGTGTGTGTCTTCTGTTTCTTATTCTGTTCTTGTCAATGGGAAACCAAGTGGCCTAATCAAGCCCTCgagaggattgaggcaaggaGACCCGTTGTCTCCCTATTTGTTTATCCTATGTGCTGAGGGACTTAGCTCCCTATTCAACAATTCAGATCTTAGAGGAGAGACAAGGGGTGTGACTGTTTCAAGAGGGGGGTCTCGTATAAACCACCTATTATTTGCCGATGATTGTATACTTTATGGTAGAGCCAAGAAAGAGGAATATGACAGGATCCATGGCTTACTTAGTTTGTATGAGAAGGCATCTGGTCAGTTCCTTAACAAGGATAAAACTGCTGTTTTTTTCAGTTCAAACACTAAGGAAGTTGACAAGAGATTGATACTGGAAGGAGGGGGTGCAGTGCTGAGAGGGAACTATGAGAACTACTTGGGGCTTCCTGCTGTAGTTGGGAGTTCCAAATATAATGCTTTTAGAGGCATTAAGGAGAAAGTATGGAGGAAAATCAACAATTGGAAGAATTCTTTTTTGTCTGCTGCAGGGAAAGAGGTACTAATCAAAGCTGTCCTTCAAGCTGTGCCTACCTACACTATGAGTGTTTTTCAGCTCCCTAAACAACTTTGCAAAGAACTCAATGTCATGCTTGGCAGATTCTGGTGGGGTAATCAAAAAAGTGGCAGAGGAGTGCACTGGTGTAGCTGGGAAAGGATGgggaaacaaaagagaaaaggaggGATGGGGTATAGGGATCTCGAGAGCTTCAATTTGGCTCTATTAGCCAAACAAGGGTGGAGGATCCTTCAAAATGAGAACTCTATAGCTGCCAAGATTCTAAAAGAGAAATACTACAAAAACAAGTCTTTGCTTGATGCTAGTCTGGGACATAGACCTTCTTTTCTGTGGAGGAGTGTTTGGAATGCTTTGAGTTTGCTTAAGGAGGGTCTGATTTGGAAGGTGGGGAatggagaaaaaattaaaatttggggCAACAAGTGGCTTTCCACCCCTTCATCCTTCTCTATCCAATCACCAGTTTCTAGTTTGGATAAAGAAGCTAGAGTTTGTGAATTGATGCAAGGCAGAGGGGAGTGGAATACTCTTTTGATCCGAAACATTTTTAACAAGGAAGAGGCTGACCAGATCTGCAGTATTCCAGTTAGCAGCATGGAGGTGGAGGACAGATTAGTATGGGGTCCCTCAAAAAAAGGCATTTTCTCAGTAAGGAGTGCGTATCATTTGGAGATGGAAAGAAAGCAGGCCATTAGAGGTGAAAATTCTAGGCATGAGGAGAGGGTAAAAGGCTGGGACAGCATTTGGGAGTTGGATGTTCCAAGGAAAGTTAAGCTTTTCCTCTGGAAAGCTACAAACGACTTCCTAGCTaccaaaaaaaatctcttcttGAAGAAGATAACAGGCAATCCCTTATGCCCCATCTGCAAACTAGATGAGGAGACTATTATGCATGTGGTGTGGCAATGTCCTGCAGCTGGTGATGTTTGGTCAGAATCTTCAAGCATTATGCAGAAAATGAAGAGGGAAGAGCATGATTTGCTGGCTTTATGGGAAAAACTTACTCTAAAGCTGAGTGAATTGGAGTTAGAGGAGGTTGCAGTGGTAATGAGGGGTCTGTGGGTGAGAAGAAATGAGAGTATCTTTGAAGATATCTTTAAGTCCCCAAGTCAAGTTATCAGCATTGCACAAAATGACTTGAAAGAGTACAAGCAGGCTCTACAGATGAACAAGGTAGCACTGAGGAATAATGAGGAAGGAGGAAGCAGAACCTTGAGGTGGGAAAAGCCAAGGACAGGGTCTGTCAAAGCAAATTGGGATGCAGCAGTAGATAAGAAGCAAAGGAGGGTGGGTTTAGGGGTACTAATTCGTGATGAAGATGGAAAGCCTCTAGTTGCTGTTGAAGGTCAGAAGGACAATGTAGACCATCCTGCTGTGGCCGAAGCTCAGGCTCTGTGGAAGGCAATGGTTATCTGTAGAGATCTCAGATTGGAAAAGGTCATTTTTGAGGGAGATGCACAAGTGATTGTCAAAGCAGTCAACAATGCAAGTGAAGATTTTTCTGTTTATGGTAGCTTAACTGAAG GTCCGGGGAAAGAAGTTCAGAAAAGAGTAGGAGTAATTCCAGTGGTAGCCCtaaatttaacaagaaaatactGTCATGTGTTTGGTCATTACAAGAATGAGTGTCCCAGATTGAAAAACAAGGAGGGAGGTAAAAGTCCCTCCAATGTTGTTAGCGTTGAAGAACAGTCTAACAACTCTTCTGTTGTCCTAGCAGTCAGTGGCTCTAGCGGTCGTTTTAGTAACAAGTGGGTCATGGATTCAACTTGTACGTTCCATATGTGTTCTAGGATAGATTGGTTCACTATCTATGAATCAGTCAACAGTGATTCCGTTTTGGTTgggaatgatatggcttgtGATATTGTTAGGATCGATTCAGTTGAGATTAAGATGTATGATGGAACCGTTAGAACTTTGTCTAACTTTTGGCATATTCCgtctttgaagaaaaatcttatatcGTTGGGAATTCTTGATTCCTTTGATTACCAGTATTCAATTGCAAGTGGAGTCATTCGAGTCTACAAGGACTCTTTGGTGGTAATGACAGGAAATAATGCAGAtggtctttattttcttttggacaATACAGTGATAGGTGGAGCTGCATCTTCAAACATTCTAGATTCAAGTATTACTCGTTTATGGCACACGTGA